The following are from one region of the Etheostoma spectabile isolate EspeVRDwgs_2016 chromosome 15, UIUC_Espe_1.0, whole genome shotgun sequence genome:
- the arhgap23a gene encoding rho GTPase-activating protein 23 isoform X2 yields the protein MWAVRDAELRKLHALMPAAMLPCPAPVGSDWSFQNPVGVDCSSPEPRCIWLAVLRSATGSVPPPAMPIRHSQSSHQPRGKGRRDGLPSTGDNPRPPMATRPGREGGGVFWKGPRTLVLHKNSQGFGFTLRHFIVYPPESALHTNLKDEENGNGKGYQKGRLEPMDTIFVKSVREKGPAHQAGLCTGDRLVKVNGESVLGKTYSQVIALIQNSESVLELCIMPKDEDVLQLAYSQDAYLTGNEPYSGGAEYLPPPPPLCYPHTKATPPAGAPPSGSMCQNQLDNWSRWPGSSSPSSPLDNHSAVGSPASWQEGRAGEPGGVGHSSPAHRTEEIQYGMTSQQPQGQTRGRSYSSSSSSGGPLSSPLQVHYPNHHAASSSQSQTRKSNSAWTSPPLPQPSHGRTERCQQALSDWYYNQLPERPARNMQTRHRSYSQDRLSDSRRQQQRTGGWPHSASQDTLLLLQQSGPGPQGEPYCSYGDWEGAPSRGHPANNYTRTRSENLLAQYDRHGRSLEMLDRAAAGVVSPRFERLSLLQQAPQPPPRTDAYSRKGSHYGAAQAPPMSRHTHSKHHSQPQTQQSAPQNRRLPRGQSMDDQPVGYRSYSPSFNRKTGRIMQQAHSFRDPSYSGPHMNWNPNTKTSPPEGTTAPLTASATSPLASTTHESQDRAYRPTNHERERGSVEGQAKVVAQTQEVVLRQKPPTGRRNAHGMRHPHYALPIDGLEPSLFSPDPQDSAPTPGSTGDVAPRKPNGNLAPLPIEDDSLASIPFIDEPTSPGADLRARHVPASSVVSSGMNSAPAVVTSPASPTFTFPLTRLFSHDCSSIKSGRRSSYLLAITTERSKSCDEGLNTFREEGRVFSRLPKRVKSFFTDGSLENLGTAEEVRSKRHSTSELGNITYSDVRREGWLHYKQILTEKGKKVGSGMRPWKRVFSVLRSHSLFLYKDKREAVLRGATIGCAAEDEQPISIRGCLVDIAYSETKRKHALRLTTQDFCEYLLQAEDREDMLDWIKVIRENSKTDSEELGFSRQALINKKLNDYRKQSPTGSKPDSSPRMSRMKPPFMLAKTDNAAGGPRSPKSDGKDESSPPKSPWGINIMKKTKKAGPKAFGVRLEDCQPGVNNKFIPLIVEICCGLVEDMGLEYTGIYRVPGNNAMVSMLQDQLNKGVDINPAEEKWQDLNVVSSLLKSFFRKLPEPLFTNDKYNDFIDANRMESASDRLKTMKKLIRDLPDYYYHTLKFLVVHLKTVADSADKNKMEPRNLALVFGPTLVRTSEDNMKDMVTHMPDRYKIVETLIQHCNWFFTEGQDKDEKTPVDTEDVQPAPNIDHLLSNIGRTALLGEASDSTNSDSAKSKGSWGSKRDLTPKDFLTLSIMSAVTGRKRRKRHKGRRVGSSTDDDSEHEPIKAGHLGAEEEEEAESPVGDTAPRAEGEDDDEEEEEEEDEEVVESGAKEEVDVEVLAVIPSRPRCKEEEEAGGRQAAMLLQEEEARAVVKGPPWRATEDARSIVSGYSTLSTLGRSLGSEGRVDDADDEHSELVSETDNESGFASRSLTQERPDKHPTVPVNTQPAAAPRSFLYTHYKPPVLTPTNLLAPPTALTPTPDAADRSEGGARSTTPSSSSFSSSSTTHKLHSRPSFNSHKLIQCDTLARKKLKSEKGKARSLDLLELSGPTAEADRAGSGSDGAPRVRRDTSRTNPSSCSSQESLRLARTKPSLPPSEAASFTPTGPSGRSLAEQVRARLMGSADDLRIVGLRKPLSPETRRKRRAWRRHTVVASPTEISEKRPPLTVSEFPLSANTQNQVKTRGLPRDADGLDQGPAARQAPTSRFHQYL from the exons GGTATCAGAAAGGTCGACTGGAGCCGATGGACACCATATTTGTGAAGAGTGTGAGAGAAAAGGGTCCGGCCCACCAGGCAGGCTTGTGCACAG GGGATCGGCTTGTGAAAGTGAATGGAGAGAGTGTTCTAGGAAAGACGTATTCGCAGGTGATAGCCCTCATTCAGAACAG TGAAAGTGTGTTGGAGCTCTGCATTATGCCAAAAGATGAAGACGTGCTTCAGTTG GCATACTCCCAGGATGCCTACCTGACAGGCAACGAACCCTACTCAGGGGGAGCTGAGTACctcccaccaccacctcccCTCTGTTACCCGCACACCAAGGCCACACCCCCTGCTGGAGCCCCTCCATCTGGCTCCATGTGCCAGAACCAGCTGGATAACTGGAGTCGTTGGCCAGGCTCTTCCAGCCCCTCTTCACCCCTGGACAACCACTCCGCTGTGGGCAGCCCCGCCAGCTGGCAGGAAGGGCGAGCAGGAGAGCCAGGTGGTGTGGGTCACAGCAGCCCGGCCCACCGCACAGAGGAGATCCAGTACGGTATGACCAGCCAGCAGCCTCAGGGCCAGACAAGGGGGCGCTCCtactcttcctcttcctcatcagGGGGCCCTTTGTCTAGCCCGCTGCAAGTCCACTACCCTAACCACCACGCTGCCAGCTCCTCTCAGTCCCAGACACGCAAGTCCAACTCAGCTTGGACCAGTCCCCCCCTGCCCCAGCCTAGCCATGGCCGCACTGAGCGCTGCCAGCAGGCGCTCTCCGACTGGTACTACAACCAGCTGCCGGAGCGCCCAGCACGCAACATGCAGACCCGCCACCGCAGCTACTCTCAGGACCGGCTCAGTGATTCAAGGAGGCAGCAGCAGCGGACAGGTGGCTGGCCGCACAGCGCCTCCCAGGACACTCTGCTGTTACTACAGCAGTCAGGACCAGGTCCCCAAGGAGAGCCCTACTGTTCCTACGGAGACTGGGAGGGGGCCCCAAGTAGGGGGCACCCTGCCAACAACTATACCCGGACACGCTCTGAAAACCTGCTGGCCCAGTATGATCGCCATGGCCGCTCATTAGAGATGCTGGACCGAGCAGCAGCTGGAGTGGTCTCGCCTCGTTTTGAGAGGCTGTCATTGCTCCAGCAGGCTCCCCAACCGCCCCCCAGGACTGACGCCTACTCGAGGAAGGGGAGCCATTATGGTGCAGCACAAGCTCCTCCAATGTCCCGACACACACATTCTAAACACCATTCCCAGCCTCAGACCCAGCAATCAGCCCCCCAGAATAGGCGGCTTCCCCGTGGGCAGAGCATGGATGACCAGCCGGTGGGCTACCGCAGCTACAGCCCCTCTTTTAACCGCAAGACGGGCCGCATCATGCAGCAAGCCCACTCTTTCAGGGACCCTTCGTACTCTGGCCCTCACATGAACTGGAACCCAAACACTAAAACCAGTCCGCCAGAGGGCACAACGGCACCCCTCACTGCCTCTGCCACATCCCCCCTTGCCTCCACCACTCACGAATCCCAGGACAGAGCATACAGGCCAACAAACCACGAGAGGGAACGAGGGTCAGTGGAGGGGCAGGCAAAGGTGGTGGCACAGACCCAGGAGGTGGTGCTGAGGCAGAAACCTCCCACCGGGCGGAGGAATGCCCACGGTATGCGTCACCCTCATTACGCGCTGCCCATTGACGGGCTAGAACCCTCTTTGTTTTCTCCTGATCCCCAGGACTCAGCTCCTACCCCTGGTTCCACGGGAGATGTAGCCCCACGCAAACCAAACGGCAACCTTGCCCCCCTCCCCATAGAGGATGACTCCCTGGCCTCCATCCCCTTCATAG ATGAGCCCACCAGCCCCGGCGCTGATTTGCGCGCGCGCCACGTGCCGGCGTCCTCCGTGGTGTCCAGCGGCATGAATTCGGCACCCGCCGTGGTCACCAGCCCCGCCTCCCCCACCTTCACCTTCCCCCTCACTAGGCTCTTCTCACACGACTGCA GCAGTATTAAATCCGGTCGCCGTTCCTCCTATCTTCTAGCGATCACCACCGAGCGCTCCAAGTCATGCGACGAAGGTCTCAACACGTTCAGAGAGGAGGGCCGAGTCTTCTC GAGGCTACCAAAGAGAGTAAAGAGTTTCTTCACAGACGGG tctcTGGAAAACCTTGGAACAGCAGAGGAGGTTCGATCTAAACGCCACTCCACCTCAGAGCTCGGAAACATCACTTACAGCGACGTACGGCGAGAAGGATGGCTGCACTATAAACAAATCCTCACAGAGAAGGGCAAG AAGGTGGGCAGCGGCATGCGTCCGTGGAAGCGAGTCTTTTCTGTGCTTCGCTCCCATTCGCTGTTCCTCTATAAGGACAAGAGGGAGGCGGTGCTCCGCGGGGCCACGATCGGATGTGCGGCAGAGGACGAGCAGCCAATCAGCATCCGGGGCTGCCTGGTGGACATCGCGTACAGTGAGACCAAACGAAAGCACGCGCTGCGGCTAACCACCCAGGACTTCTGCGAGTACCTGCTGCAGGCGGAGGACCGGGAGGACATGCTGGACTGGATAAAGGTCATCAGGGAGAACAGCAAGACGGACAGCGAG GAGCTGGGCTTCTCCAGACAGGCCCTCATCAATAAGAAGCTGAATGATTACAGGAAACAGAG TCCAACAGGCAGCAAGCCCGACTCCTCTCCCAGGATGTCCCGCATGAAGCCTCCCTTCATGCTCGCCAAGACGGACAATGCTGCGGGGGGGCCACGCTCCCCCAAATCAGATGGCAAAG ATGAGAGCAGCCCTCCAAAGTCTCCGTGGGGAATCAACATCatgaagaagacaaagaaggcCGGGCCTAAAGCTTTCGGTGTGAGGTTGGAGGATTGTCAGCCAGGAGTAAATAACAAG TTCATCCCGTTGATCGTGGAGATCTGCTGCGGTCTGGTAGAAGACATGGGTCTGGAGTACACGGGAATCTACAGAGTCCCCGGGAACAACGCCATGGTGTCGATGCTTCAGGACCAGCTCAACAAGGGCGTCGACATCAACCCTGCAGAGGAG AAGTGGCAAGACCTCAATGTTGTCAGCAGTTTACTTAAATCCTTCTTCAGGAAACTTCCAGAGCCACTTTTCACCAACG ACAAGTACAACGACTTCATCGATGCCAATCGGATGGAAAGTGCATCAGACAGACTAAAAACCATGAAGAAACTG ATCCGAGACCTCCCAGATTATTATTACCACACACTGAAGTTCCTAGTTGTTCACTTGAAGACTGTGGCCGACAGCGCAGATAAAAACAAA ATGGAGCCTCGTAACCTGGCTCTGGTGTTCGGGCCGACTCTGGTTCGAACgtccgaggacaacatgaaagatATGGTCACACACATGCCGGACCGCTACAAGATAGTTGAGACCCTCATCCAACAT TGCAACTGGTTTTTCACTGAAGGGCAAGACAAGGATGAAAAG ACGCCGGTGGACACGGAGGACGTGCAGCCCGCCCCCAACATCGACCACCTGCTGTCCAACATCGGCAGGACCGCTTTGCTCGGGGAGGCGTCAG ACTCAACCAACAGTGACTCAGCTAAATCAAAG GGGTCGTGGGGATCAAAGAGAGACCTCACACCCAAGGACTTCCTGACTCTGTCCATCATGTCAGCTGTTACGGGCCGCAAACGCAGGAAGCGCCATAAAGGCCGCCGGGTGGGCAGCAGCACCGACGACGACTCAGAGCACGAGCCAATTAAAGCTGGACATTTAGgggcagaggaggaagaggaggcagaGTCGCCTGTAGGAGACACTGCTCCTCGAGCAGAGGGAGAGGACGacgatgaagaggaagaggaggaggaagatgaggaagTTGTAGAAAGCGGAGCGAAAGAGGAGGTAGATGTGGAGGTGTTGGCGGTTATTCCCAGTAGGCCGCGCtgtaaagaggaagaggaggcaggAGGAAGGCAGGCAGCCATGTTGttgcaggaggaggaggcgcGCGCGGTGGTGAAGGGGCCGCCGTGGAGAGCTACAGAGGATGCTCGCTCTATTGTTTCTGGTTACTCCACCCTCTCCACATTAGGGCGTAGCCTGGGGTCCGAGGGGAGGGTGGATGATGCTGACGACGAGCACAGCGAGCTGGTGAGCGAGACGGACAATGAGAGCGGCTTCGCCTCACGCTCCCTCACCCAAGAGAGACCCGATAAACACCCGACAGTACCTGTGAACACGCAACCGGCAGCGGCCCCACGAAGTTTCCTCTACACACACTACAAACCCCCCGTTCTCACACCCACGAACCTGCTCGCCCCGCCCACAGCGCTCACACCCACACCGGACGCTGCGGACAGGAGTGAAGGAGGGGCGCGGTCCACCACACcctcgtcctcctccttctcctcctcctccaccactcACAAACTGCATTCGCGGCCTTCCTTCAACTCGCACAAGCTGATCCAGTGCGACACTCTGGCCAGGAAGAAGCTGAAGTCAGAGAAGGGCAAGGCTCGCTCCCTGGACCTGTTGGAGCTGTCTGGGCCCACGGCTGAGGCTGACAGGGCTGGTTCTGGGTCAGATGGTGCACCCAGAGTGAGGAGGGACACCTCCAGAACCAACCCCTCCTCATGCAGCAGCCAGGAGAGCCTGCGCCTGGCCCGGACCAAGCCCTCCCTGCCACCCAGTGAGGCCGCCTCCTTCACCCCAACCGGCCCCAGCGGCAGGTCTCTGGCAGAGCAGGTCCGCGCTCGTCTGATGGGCTCGGCCGACGACCTGCGCATTGTCGGACTGCGAAAGCCGCTGTCACCCGAAACACGGAGGAAGAGACGGGCCTGGCGCAGACACACCGTGGTGGCCTCTCCAACTGAGATCTCTGAGAAGAGACCCCCACTGACTGTCAGTGAGTTCCCCCTGTCCGCTAACACTCAAAACCAAGTCAAAACACGAGGGCTGCCTCGGGACGCAGACGGTCTCGACCAAGGACCGGCTGCTCGTCAAGCACCCACCTCCAGATTCCACCAATACTTGTGA
- the arhgap23a gene encoding rho GTPase-activating protein 23 isoform X3, which produces MWAVRDAELRKLHALMPAAMLPCPAPVGSDWSFQNPVGVDCSSPEPRCIWLAVLRSATGSVPPPAMPIRHSQSSHQPRGKGRRDGLPSTGDNPRPPMATRPGREGGGVFWKGPRTLVLHKNSQGFGFTLRHFIVYPPESALHTNLKDEENGNGKGYQKGRLEPMDTIFVKSVREKGPAHQAGLCTGDRLVKVNGESVLGKTYSQVIALIQNSESVLELCIMPKDEDVLQLVSAYSQDAYLTGNEPYSGGAEYLPPPPPLCYPHTKATPPAGAPPSGSMCQNQLDNWSRWPGSSSPSSPLDNHSAVGSPASWQEGRAGEPGGVGHSSPAHRTEEIQYGMTSQQPQGQTRGRSYSSSSSSGGPLSSPLQVHYPNHHAASSSQSQTRKSNSAWTSPPLPQPSHGRTERCQQALSDWYYNQLPERPARNMQTRHRSYSQDRLSDSRRQQQRTGGWPHSASQDTLLLLQQSGPGPQGEPYCSYGDWEGAPSRGHPANNYTRTRSENLLAQYDRHGRSLEMLDRAAAGVVSPRFERLSLLQQAPQPPPRTDAYSRKGSHYGAAQAPPMSRHTHSKHHSQPQTQQSAPQNRRLPRGQSMDDQPVGYRSYSPSFNRKTGRIMQQAHSFRDPSYSGPHMNWNPNTKTSPPEGTTAPLTASATSPLASTTHESQDRAYRPTNHERERGSVEGQAKVVAQTQEVVLRQKPPTGRRNAHGMRHPHYALPIDGLEPSLFSPDPQDSAPTPGSTGDVAPRKPNGNLAPLPIEDDSLASIPFIDEPTSPGADLRARHVPASSVVSSGMNSAPAVVTSPASPTFTFPLTRLFSHDCTITTERSKSCDEGLNTFREEGRVFSRLPKRVKSFFTDGSLENLGTAEEVRSKRHSTSELGNITYSDVRREGWLHYKQILTEKGKKVGSGMRPWKRVFSVLRSHSLFLYKDKREAVLRGATIGCAAEDEQPISIRGCLVDIAYSETKRKHALRLTTQDFCEYLLQAEDREDMLDWIKVIRENSKTDSEELGFSRQALINKKLNDYRKQSPTGSKPDSSPRMSRMKPPFMLAKTDNAAGGPRSPKSDGKDESSPPKSPWGINIMKKTKKAGPKAFGVRLEDCQPGVNNKFIPLIVEICCGLVEDMGLEYTGIYRVPGNNAMVSMLQDQLNKGVDINPAEEKWQDLNVVSSLLKSFFRKLPEPLFTNDKYNDFIDANRMESASDRLKTMKKLIRDLPDYYYHTLKFLVVHLKTVADSADKNKMEPRNLALVFGPTLVRTSEDNMKDMVTHMPDRYKIVETLIQHCNWFFTEGQDKDEKTPVDTEDVQPAPNIDHLLSNIGRTALLGEASDSTNSDSAKSKGSWGSKRDLTPKDFLTLSIMSAVTGRKRRKRHKGRRVGSSTDDDSEHEPIKAGHLGAEEEEEAESPVGDTAPRAEGEDDDEEEEEEEDEEVVESGAKEEVDVEVLAVIPSRPRCKEEEEAGGRQAAMLLQEEEARAVVKGPPWRATEDARSIVSGYSTLSTLGRSLGSEGRVDDADDEHSELVSETDNESGFASRSLTQERPDKHPTVPVNTQPAAAPRSFLYTHYKPPVLTPTNLLAPPTALTPTPDAADRSEGGARSTTPSSSSFSSSSTTHKLHSRPSFNSHKLIQCDTLARKKLKSEKGKARSLDLLELSGPTAEADRAGSGSDGAPRVRRDTSRTNPSSCSSQESLRLARTKPSLPPSEAASFTPTGPSGRSLAEQVRARLMGSADDLRIVGLRKPLSPETRRKRRAWRRHTVVASPTEISEKRPPLTVSEFPLSANTQNQVKTRGLPRDADGLDQGPAARQAPTSRFHQYL; this is translated from the exons GGTATCAGAAAGGTCGACTGGAGCCGATGGACACCATATTTGTGAAGAGTGTGAGAGAAAAGGGTCCGGCCCACCAGGCAGGCTTGTGCACAG GGGATCGGCTTGTGAAAGTGAATGGAGAGAGTGTTCTAGGAAAGACGTATTCGCAGGTGATAGCCCTCATTCAGAACAG TGAAAGTGTGTTGGAGCTCTGCATTATGCCAAAAGATGAAGACGTGCTTCAGTTGGTAAGT GCATACTCCCAGGATGCCTACCTGACAGGCAACGAACCCTACTCAGGGGGAGCTGAGTACctcccaccaccacctcccCTCTGTTACCCGCACACCAAGGCCACACCCCCTGCTGGAGCCCCTCCATCTGGCTCCATGTGCCAGAACCAGCTGGATAACTGGAGTCGTTGGCCAGGCTCTTCCAGCCCCTCTTCACCCCTGGACAACCACTCCGCTGTGGGCAGCCCCGCCAGCTGGCAGGAAGGGCGAGCAGGAGAGCCAGGTGGTGTGGGTCACAGCAGCCCGGCCCACCGCACAGAGGAGATCCAGTACGGTATGACCAGCCAGCAGCCTCAGGGCCAGACAAGGGGGCGCTCCtactcttcctcttcctcatcagGGGGCCCTTTGTCTAGCCCGCTGCAAGTCCACTACCCTAACCACCACGCTGCCAGCTCCTCTCAGTCCCAGACACGCAAGTCCAACTCAGCTTGGACCAGTCCCCCCCTGCCCCAGCCTAGCCATGGCCGCACTGAGCGCTGCCAGCAGGCGCTCTCCGACTGGTACTACAACCAGCTGCCGGAGCGCCCAGCACGCAACATGCAGACCCGCCACCGCAGCTACTCTCAGGACCGGCTCAGTGATTCAAGGAGGCAGCAGCAGCGGACAGGTGGCTGGCCGCACAGCGCCTCCCAGGACACTCTGCTGTTACTACAGCAGTCAGGACCAGGTCCCCAAGGAGAGCCCTACTGTTCCTACGGAGACTGGGAGGGGGCCCCAAGTAGGGGGCACCCTGCCAACAACTATACCCGGACACGCTCTGAAAACCTGCTGGCCCAGTATGATCGCCATGGCCGCTCATTAGAGATGCTGGACCGAGCAGCAGCTGGAGTGGTCTCGCCTCGTTTTGAGAGGCTGTCATTGCTCCAGCAGGCTCCCCAACCGCCCCCCAGGACTGACGCCTACTCGAGGAAGGGGAGCCATTATGGTGCAGCACAAGCTCCTCCAATGTCCCGACACACACATTCTAAACACCATTCCCAGCCTCAGACCCAGCAATCAGCCCCCCAGAATAGGCGGCTTCCCCGTGGGCAGAGCATGGATGACCAGCCGGTGGGCTACCGCAGCTACAGCCCCTCTTTTAACCGCAAGACGGGCCGCATCATGCAGCAAGCCCACTCTTTCAGGGACCCTTCGTACTCTGGCCCTCACATGAACTGGAACCCAAACACTAAAACCAGTCCGCCAGAGGGCACAACGGCACCCCTCACTGCCTCTGCCACATCCCCCCTTGCCTCCACCACTCACGAATCCCAGGACAGAGCATACAGGCCAACAAACCACGAGAGGGAACGAGGGTCAGTGGAGGGGCAGGCAAAGGTGGTGGCACAGACCCAGGAGGTGGTGCTGAGGCAGAAACCTCCCACCGGGCGGAGGAATGCCCACGGTATGCGTCACCCTCATTACGCGCTGCCCATTGACGGGCTAGAACCCTCTTTGTTTTCTCCTGATCCCCAGGACTCAGCTCCTACCCCTGGTTCCACGGGAGATGTAGCCCCACGCAAACCAAACGGCAACCTTGCCCCCCTCCCCATAGAGGATGACTCCCTGGCCTCCATCCCCTTCATAG ATGAGCCCACCAGCCCCGGCGCTGATTTGCGCGCGCGCCACGTGCCGGCGTCCTCCGTGGTGTCCAGCGGCATGAATTCGGCACCCGCCGTGGTCACCAGCCCCGCCTCCCCCACCTTCACCTTCCCCCTCACTAGGCTCTTCTCACACGACTGCA CGATCACCACCGAGCGCTCCAAGTCATGCGACGAAGGTCTCAACACGTTCAGAGAGGAGGGCCGAGTCTTCTC GAGGCTACCAAAGAGAGTAAAGAGTTTCTTCACAGACGGG tctcTGGAAAACCTTGGAACAGCAGAGGAGGTTCGATCTAAACGCCACTCCACCTCAGAGCTCGGAAACATCACTTACAGCGACGTACGGCGAGAAGGATGGCTGCACTATAAACAAATCCTCACAGAGAAGGGCAAG AAGGTGGGCAGCGGCATGCGTCCGTGGAAGCGAGTCTTTTCTGTGCTTCGCTCCCATTCGCTGTTCCTCTATAAGGACAAGAGGGAGGCGGTGCTCCGCGGGGCCACGATCGGATGTGCGGCAGAGGACGAGCAGCCAATCAGCATCCGGGGCTGCCTGGTGGACATCGCGTACAGTGAGACCAAACGAAAGCACGCGCTGCGGCTAACCACCCAGGACTTCTGCGAGTACCTGCTGCAGGCGGAGGACCGGGAGGACATGCTGGACTGGATAAAGGTCATCAGGGAGAACAGCAAGACGGACAGCGAG GAGCTGGGCTTCTCCAGACAGGCCCTCATCAATAAGAAGCTGAATGATTACAGGAAACAGAG TCCAACAGGCAGCAAGCCCGACTCCTCTCCCAGGATGTCCCGCATGAAGCCTCCCTTCATGCTCGCCAAGACGGACAATGCTGCGGGGGGGCCACGCTCCCCCAAATCAGATGGCAAAG ATGAGAGCAGCCCTCCAAAGTCTCCGTGGGGAATCAACATCatgaagaagacaaagaaggcCGGGCCTAAAGCTTTCGGTGTGAGGTTGGAGGATTGTCAGCCAGGAGTAAATAACAAG TTCATCCCGTTGATCGTGGAGATCTGCTGCGGTCTGGTAGAAGACATGGGTCTGGAGTACACGGGAATCTACAGAGTCCCCGGGAACAACGCCATGGTGTCGATGCTTCAGGACCAGCTCAACAAGGGCGTCGACATCAACCCTGCAGAGGAG AAGTGGCAAGACCTCAATGTTGTCAGCAGTTTACTTAAATCCTTCTTCAGGAAACTTCCAGAGCCACTTTTCACCAACG ACAAGTACAACGACTTCATCGATGCCAATCGGATGGAAAGTGCATCAGACAGACTAAAAACCATGAAGAAACTG ATCCGAGACCTCCCAGATTATTATTACCACACACTGAAGTTCCTAGTTGTTCACTTGAAGACTGTGGCCGACAGCGCAGATAAAAACAAA ATGGAGCCTCGTAACCTGGCTCTGGTGTTCGGGCCGACTCTGGTTCGAACgtccgaggacaacatgaaagatATGGTCACACACATGCCGGACCGCTACAAGATAGTTGAGACCCTCATCCAACAT TGCAACTGGTTTTTCACTGAAGGGCAAGACAAGGATGAAAAG ACGCCGGTGGACACGGAGGACGTGCAGCCCGCCCCCAACATCGACCACCTGCTGTCCAACATCGGCAGGACCGCTTTGCTCGGGGAGGCGTCAG ACTCAACCAACAGTGACTCAGCTAAATCAAAG GGGTCGTGGGGATCAAAGAGAGACCTCACACCCAAGGACTTCCTGACTCTGTCCATCATGTCAGCTGTTACGGGCCGCAAACGCAGGAAGCGCCATAAAGGCCGCCGGGTGGGCAGCAGCACCGACGACGACTCAGAGCACGAGCCAATTAAAGCTGGACATTTAGgggcagaggaggaagaggaggcagaGTCGCCTGTAGGAGACACTGCTCCTCGAGCAGAGGGAGAGGACGacgatgaagaggaagaggaggaggaagatgaggaagTTGTAGAAAGCGGAGCGAAAGAGGAGGTAGATGTGGAGGTGTTGGCGGTTATTCCCAGTAGGCCGCGCtgtaaagaggaagaggaggcaggAGGAAGGCAGGCAGCCATGTTGttgcaggaggaggaggcgcGCGCGGTGGTGAAGGGGCCGCCGTGGAGAGCTACAGAGGATGCTCGCTCTATTGTTTCTGGTTACTCCACCCTCTCCACATTAGGGCGTAGCCTGGGGTCCGAGGGGAGGGTGGATGATGCTGACGACGAGCACAGCGAGCTGGTGAGCGAGACGGACAATGAGAGCGGCTTCGCCTCACGCTCCCTCACCCAAGAGAGACCCGATAAACACCCGACAGTACCTGTGAACACGCAACCGGCAGCGGCCCCACGAAGTTTCCTCTACACACACTACAAACCCCCCGTTCTCACACCCACGAACCTGCTCGCCCCGCCCACAGCGCTCACACCCACACCGGACGCTGCGGACAGGAGTGAAGGAGGGGCGCGGTCCACCACACcctcgtcctcctccttctcctcctcctccaccactcACAAACTGCATTCGCGGCCTTCCTTCAACTCGCACAAGCTGATCCAGTGCGACACTCTGGCCAGGAAGAAGCTGAAGTCAGAGAAGGGCAAGGCTCGCTCCCTGGACCTGTTGGAGCTGTCTGGGCCCACGGCTGAGGCTGACAGGGCTGGTTCTGGGTCAGATGGTGCACCCAGAGTGAGGAGGGACACCTCCAGAACCAACCCCTCCTCATGCAGCAGCCAGGAGAGCCTGCGCCTGGCCCGGACCAAGCCCTCCCTGCCACCCAGTGAGGCCGCCTCCTTCACCCCAACCGGCCCCAGCGGCAGGTCTCTGGCAGAGCAGGTCCGCGCTCGTCTGATGGGCTCGGCCGACGACCTGCGCATTGTCGGACTGCGAAAGCCGCTGTCACCCGAAACACGGAGGAAGAGACGGGCCTGGCGCAGACACACCGTGGTGGCCTCTCCAACTGAGATCTCTGAGAAGAGACCCCCACTGACTGTCAGTGAGTTCCCCCTGTCCGCTAACACTCAAAACCAAGTCAAAACACGAGGGCTGCCTCGGGACGCAGACGGTCTCGACCAAGGACCGGCTGCTCGTCAAGCACCCACCTCCAGATTCCACCAATACTTGTGA